TTGTCCAAACAGATAGCTCCAGAACCATCCACGCCCATATCCTGCTTTTGGTGAATCTCAACGAAGCATCCGCCCACCCCAGACTGCGTTCTCAGCGGCCTCGGTACCGGCCTCGCCACAGCGTCGCACAGCAAGGCATCCTCGTCTTCCAGCAGCTTTCAAAAACCAGACTGGCCTCGGTAGGACCAAGCAGGCCCCACTCATCGACTCAAGCACCCGGCGAACCAAGGCGTTGATGAGGTTGCAGGGCCTTGAAACAATTGAAAGCATTAAGCCGAAGTGCCAAAAAAAGGGAACACCGCATTGGGCGTTCCCTGTCAGCAGAGGCGGGGATGAGAAACAGGATTGGTCAGCTGTAGTCAAGGGCTGAGAGCACGATTTTAATCTCAATAAGAGTGTCTTGCTTTGAGGGCAGCAAGCCGCCTGTTGTCTGAAGCTGCGTTCGGACCGCAGTGTTGCTACAGCCCACTGAAGTCAACCAGCCAAATCCTCCGGTTGTTTGCCGAAATGGTTCTCCATCCCTTTGCACAACACATTCGCCGCCGCCCCGAGATCCTGGTCATATTCGGCGCGACATGCCTCGCATATGACCATGATCCTCGCTGACATATCCTTTGCTATTTTGTTTTTGCACTCCGGACAAGTCCTGGAGGCTTTGTCCGATTTGCCGAAGATGAGCAGGCTGCCCGTCTTGTTGCAGAAATTTTGCAGTTCCTGCCGGAACGCGCCGGGTGATGCGACTCTGGCCCATTTGTTGGATGCACGTTGCAGCGCCAGTGGCGTGTCCTCGGCGTCCTTCTTCCTGCTGGACCAGGCCAGGTTGAACTCTTCCAGAAATACATGGGTATAGGTCTCGGCCAGTTTCTTGGCGAACAACCGGAACGCCTCCCTCCGCCTGTAGCGCATCTTCCGGCTCAGGTTGGAGTGCCAGGAATAGAGGTGGACAAAGCGCTTACGCCACTGGGCGAGGTCTTCGAAGACCTCCTGGTCCGCCTCCTGCCTGTCGTTTGCCCAGGTGTCGGCCAGGTGCAGGAAATACTGGTGCGACTTGACCACGGACACCTTTTGCAAGTCCAGCCAATGGGGGAGGTGTTCATGCTGCTTGCCCCAGTCGAGCAGCTGAGCTGTGATCTGGTCACGATTCTTGTCCAGCACGGACTTCAGCCCGTCCAGCCGATCCTGCGTGGCCACATACCCGACATCGAGGCGGAAGACGCCCTGTTGTCCGTCCGAGTCCACCCAGGCGGCGACTCTGAGGCCGTCGTCAGTCTTTCGCCAGCCCAGGTCCAGGCCGATGCAGTGTTGAACTTTCCGGACCTGCCCCGGCTGCGCGCCAGTCTGGGGTTCACGTTGGGCTTCCGGTTGAACTTCCGGGAGGACGACCGTGAGGTCCAGCTCCCACACCCAATCCAGGCCGACTTTCCTGCGCGAGACCTGAGCCTTCTTGATCTTGCCCTCTTCAGGTACCGGGCGATGCAGGACAATGGGGAATTCGAACCAGATCGGCTCGCGTCCCTGAAATCCCTCCGAGCCGATTCTGATCCTGCCCTGTGTTCTGGAAAGGCGACGCCGCTCGGCTCTGTCCGGGCTGGTCCAGGTGTCATCCGGCACCGGCCCCAGCTGCAACTGAGTGTTGATGCCCTCAAGGATTTCACTGAAGGGGGGGCCGTGCATCAACTGGACCGTCAAGCGGCCCTGGCCCGTGAACGGGCGGAACGTGAAGTCAGCGGGCAGCCCCTGGGCGCGCTTGCGCAGGATGTGCTTGCGGGCCGTCTCCATGCTGTTCAGCACGGCGTTGTAGTTGCACCAGTAGAGCCCCAGGGCGGCGAACTCGCGGCGCTTGTCGTTAATTTCCTGCAACCGCTGTGTGTTCAGGGCCTCGGCCTGGGGGCGGATAATGCCCTTGATGCGTTCCCGCAGTTCCTTGCGCTCGATTTTCAGTGCTTTGATCTGCCCCTTGATGTCCGCGATCTGTTTCTTGGTGGCCGGGTCCGTGGGCACGACCTTCCTGGCATTTTTCCGTTGGGCCTTTATATCGGAATTGATGTGCTCAAGGCTCTCGTTCATGCTGTCGATGCGTTCCTGGACGGCGCCGAGTCGGGCATCGGCGCCAGTGCGCAGCTCGTCGTACTTGACGGCATGAGCCTTTTCGATCTCCACCAGGGCGTTCCAGAACCGGTTCTGCAGCCGGAACTGCTCGAAAACCTGATCAGGCAGACGCTGGTCAGGCCCTTCGATGTTCTTTCCGAGGCCGTATTTGTAGATTCTGGGGGGCATTCAGGCTCTCAGGTGGCAACAATTGTTTGGCAGATTGTTTCAAGATTCACGCCAGTGATGCATCAAATAAGAAGCATTATAATCAAAATGCTATAACAAATCCATGCCGCACTCCTCCACATATACAGTCCTCTCCTGGATGCCCAGCAGGCGTACCGCAGTTGACAGATTTGTGCGGACCATGTCTATGCACTTTAGTTCTCGTAGACCTAAATGAAGAATTTATATGCCTCTTACAGGAGGGGAGAGACAGAACGTCATTTTTTGCATATTTACCGAGATGTGCCACAATTGTTGCAATACGGACTTGAATGAGGCAATGAATCTCAGGTGAGTAATTCATAGCGAATCGATTCAAACTGAACATGCCAAAGGTAACCATGGCCAGCGCAACGAACAGCGAAACTACGGCCCACCATGCTACCGGCACGATAGAGATCAGCGTGGTAGTGCCCGTGTACAACGAGGCAGCAAGTATTGCCGACCTGATCCACAATATCCGGGACGTATTGAAGAGACTAGGACGCGTTTTTGAGATCCTGGTGGTGGACGACGCCTCCATGGACGGGTCAGGAGAACAAGCCCGGGCCGCTGGGGCAAAGGTGATCAGCCACCCCTGCAACCTGGGCAACGGCGCGGCGGTCAAGACCGGGATGCGGCAGGCCCGAGGCGACATCTCCGTCCTCCTTGATGGCGACGGCCAGCATGGCGCGGCGGATATCCCCAGTCTGTTGGAAAAGCTAGACCAAGGTTTTGACATGGCCGTGGGCGCACGGAGTCGAAATTGTCAAGCCAATTTGGGCCGGATGCTGGCCAACGGTTTTTATAACCGGATGGCCACATGGATGACAGGCAGGCGTATCGATGACCTGACTTCCGGGTTCCGGGCCGTGCGGACGGCCAAGTTCCGGGAATTTCTGCACCTCCTCCCCAACGGCTTCTCCTACCCCACCACTATCACCATGGCCTTTTTCCGCAGCGGATATCCAGTAACCTACGTGCCCATCACCGCGGGCAAACGCCCCAGGAGCAGTTCCAGCAGTATCCGGCCCCTGCGCGACGGAATGAGGTTCCTGATCATCATCCTGCGCATCGGCACCCTCTATTCGCCCATGAAGATCTTCCTCCCCTCAAGCATGGCATTTTTCCTGCTAGGTCTGGGATATTATCTTTACACCTATGCCACTGCCGGTCGTTTCACGAACATGAGTGCCCTGCTCCTAACCACCTCCGTGTTCGTGTTCCTGATCGGCTTGGTCTCCGAACAGATCACCCAGCTCATGTACCGGCCGGTGATTATGCCCACATCGCACAGGATTGAGACCGAAATTGCAAAAAGGCAATGAAGCTCCTCCTTGTCACCACCAGCTACCCGGAAAGCAATGAAGGCGAGGCCGCGGCGGGTTTTTTCGTCAAGGACTTCGCGGATGCCCTGCATGCTGAAAATAACGAGGTCGAAGTCGTCGCACCGGCCAGGAACTCCCTGTACACAAATGAGAGCGGCGTCGGGGTGCGGCGTTTCGCTGTTCCCCGTTTGCCGCTTTCCCTGCTCCGCCCGTCTTCTCCAGGGCACTGGCCGGCCGTCGTGCGAACATTGGCTGGCGGGTATCGCGCCGTTGAGCATTCCTGCGCCGAACAACGGCCCCACCATATCCTGGCTTTATGGGCCTTGCCCAGCGGAGCCTGGGCGGCCAGGGCCGGGCGGCGCCTCAACATACCCTACAGCACTTGGGCCTTGGGCAGCGACATCTGGTCGCTGGGCCGCATACCGGTCATCCGAACGATATTAGGCAGTGTCTTGCGCGGCGCATCCCACAGTTTCGCCGACGGCTTCGCCCTGGCCCTGGATGTGGAACGGTTGTCAGGCCGGGCTTGCGGTTTTTTGCCCAGCAGCCGTTTTTTCCCGTGCAAGGCGCGAAACCGGTGGCGCGTTCAGGAGCCATGCCGGTTGGCCTATCTGGGGCGATGGCACCCGAACAAGGGGGTGGACATCCTGCTCGACTCCTTGAATATGCTGGAAAAGGAGGCCTGGAGCCGGATCGAGGGCATTCGGATTTGTGGCGGAGGGCCTCTGCGGGAAGCCGTTCATGAAGCTGGGGCCAGGCTTGCGGGAATGGGCAGACCGGTTGAAATTGGCGGTTTCCTGAACCGTGATCAGGCCGTGGAACTCTTTGAGTGGGCGGACTACGTGCTGCTGCCTTCGCGCATTGAGAGCATTCCCGTGGTATTTTCCGATGCCATGGCCGCGGGCTGCCCCGTGGTTGCCATGCCCGTGGGAGACCTTCCGCGCTTGGTGCAAGAGCATGAAGTCGGGATTCTTTCGGAATCCGTAACACCTCAAGGATTTGCAGTGGCGCTGGAGCGTGCCTTGGCGATGTCCACTGACCGCTTTCGCGGCAACATCGCCCATGTGGCGAGATTGTTCGATGTTCGGTCGGCGGCTGTTCAGTTCATGGAATGCTTGAAAAAGCCGTCTTCTGGAAAATGAACAAGACATTGTAATACTGGTGGCGAGGTCTTCCGGTCCGCTGCTCCATTTGGCGCAATTCCCAATCAGCGATGGTCGGCAACCAGGATCGGGGAATCAGGCCGTAGCGGATAAGATATATCATCCACCACCGGGCGGCCCGGAGAGGGACGCGGCGGACGAGCCGAAATCCTTCACCTGAAAAAATGTCGATGATCTCCTCTTCAGGAAGGAAATTTGGATGGCCGTCACGGATATTGTCCACAACCACGATCCAGCCATGATCCTGGACAAAACCTCCAATGCCGCGGACCACGCCCAGCCTCCGGCCCAGAAGGAGGGGTCTGAGCAGGTTTTGCATCAACACGAGTTGGATGGCTCCGGGCCTGAATGGCAAGTCGGGCAAGCCGGCCTGCAGGTAGGTTGGGCCAGGGTAGAGAGCCTGGGCATGAGCCAGCAGGGACCAGGAAGGGTCCACGCCTGCCGATTGCCAGCCCCGCCTGGGCAGGACAGATGTCAACCGCCCGTAGCCACAGCCCACATCCACGGCCACCCCGCCTTGACCTCTTGGCAGATGCCGCTCCAGGGCTTTTTCCTGGAGCATGGTGATATAGGCCGTTTTCACCCCCAGCGTGTCCTTGGGGTCAAAGACGTTCAACCCCTGATCATCGAAGTCTGGAGGTTGGATTGCGGCTTGTCCTTGGCGGGTACGGACAAAAGGCAGGACAGCCAACCACAGTATAACATCCCCAAGCATCAGCCAGAATCTCGCCAAAAGGGCGACGAAGGCCACGGCACCGGCACCGGCGGAAACCCCGGCCATTCCCAGGAAAGCCCCTTCGCGGACTCCCAATCCGCCTGGGGTTATCGCCGCGGCGAATCCGACCATCCAGGCCAGGCTGTACCAGGCGCAGAGAGCGGCCATGTCGGTCTGTTCCAATATGGAAAAAGCACGTCCGAGACAGACCCAGGCCCCCAGATACAAAGCCCAGCTTGCGGCAAAGAGGATGATGAGTCTCAGGATAACGCCGCTGGGCAGGCGGGAATGGGCCAGGGCCTCGCAAAAAGAGCGAGTCTTGTGAAATGTTGACGGAATACGCTTGGCAACACATTGCAGGAGGCTGTTTGTTCCACCGAGAAGCGACGCTCCAAGTAGCAGGGCGCTCGCTAACGCAGCGGTATATGCCAGAAGACGCGGCAGTTGCGCGGTCCAACCCAGGATGACCAAGGCAATGGCCAGGTTTCCGAGCAACCCGAAAACCATCAGGTCGACATTGGCGCGGGTAATGGCGCCTGCACTAAGACGGTCTCGTGCCGCGCCGACTTGATAAACCACACCCAGGAATCTGCCCGGTAAATACCGGACCACCTGACCTGAAGCATGAATCCATACGGCCCAGACCGGCGGGAGGGGTTTGTTGGCCGCGGCGCTGAGGAAGTGACGAAAAACAAGTGCGATAAGGGCCATGGAAGCAGTAAGCAACACCATTGCACCGGCCAGCCACCCCGGTCGCGCAGGAATGAAGCTCCCCATCCCGTGTTCGGCCACGATCCCAAAAAGCAGGTAACCGACCCAACCCAAGCCAAGCAGGATAAGGATAAGTGTTGCTAACCGAATGGTTCTGTTGTTAACTGATTTAGTGTTACACATGAATATATGATGCGTGCAAAGAAATAGAAATATATGGAGTAGTTATGATCGCAAGCATTAAAAAAGGCCTGTTTATGATCATCGAGGTAATGTTACGGATTGTAATACACCCGTATATCCGAGCAAGAATATTCGCAGTTTTGGGATCAAAAATTGGTAAAAATGTAAGAATTTATGAAGTAAGATTGATTAACGTTGAGAATGGTTTTTCAAATCTGACAATAGATGATGATGCTCATATCGGAACAGGGTGTATATTTGATTTAAAAGGAATGATATTTGTTGGTAAGGGAGCAACATTGTCACCATTTGTTACTATATTAACACATAATGATCCGGGATCGCATCACAACTCTCCGATATGCAATGTATATCCTCCAAATGTAAAAAGTGTTTTTATTGATGAGTATTGCTGGATCGGATGCAATTCAACAATTTTGCCAGGAACACATGTAAAAAGAAGTACTGTCGTTGGTGCTTGTAGTTTGGTTAAAGGTATTCTTGAAAAAGAATGTCTTTATGTGGGCACTCCAGTAAAAAAAGTAAAAGGAATTACAGTTAGCGATTGATTGTTATTCATTGTAATGTATTAATATTGTATTGTTGTTGAAATGTGAATGCACATTGTGTTGTTTCTGTTATGTTGTATTGATTTTTTTATCGGATGCAGCCATGGATGGGCTGAGCATAAAATAGTTAAGCCTAATCAGTGAGTATATGATAATCATAATTCCAAAACAACTATACTTGCGTCGTATCTAACGTCAGCTGTCTTCATTTTTTTAGTATAAAAACAAATGTTGGCGAGATCCATGTCATATTATCTATTATTTTATTTGGAATACAGCTTAAGATGCGCCATAACAGATTATCTTTTTTATAAAGACTCGGATTCTTTATGATGTAAGGAACTGCATTGGTTACGAAAAAATTCCTCAACCAGCGCAAAATTTTCCAGTAGTGAGTTGCATTAGCATCAAAAATTGAATTTGGCCTGATTGTTTTTGAGATATAACAACCGATTCTCCGTGGCAACCAATGAACAAATGGAAGCATTACATGTTGTTCAATTGGAGATAGTATGTTTGGTCCAGAAAAATAACACAAACCTCCTGGTTTCAATATGCGATATATTTGTGTAATTAGAATTTCTGGATTTGAAACGTGTTCATATACTTGGTTGCATACAACATAGTCAACTGATGAATCTAAAATCGATAGTTTTTCTGTTTTATTTTCAATATAAAAAATGTTTTTTGCTTTTTTTTTATATTCAATCCATAGTTGCCATGGCTCAGGGTCAATTCCTATAATATTTTTAAAATATGGAGACAGGTGATATGTAATCCCTCCACTTCCGCAGCCAATGTCTACACATAGAGAATCTATTAATGGCCTTTCTTTAAATTTTTTAATTGTTTGAAGTATTGCAAATGCTTTAATATCCCGTTGCTGGGAACCCCATTTTGGATTATTTTCAATAATCATTTTGCTCATATTCCATGTATCGCAATAATTTATACCGAATACATATTTCAAACATCATAAAGATGCATAATTGTCACAATTCAATGCAACGAAAGTATCTCCCTTACAACCGAAACAACCCGCTCCACGTCGCTGTCCGTCAGCTTCGCGGATAACGGCAAGCTCACCGTCTGTCTCCCAATCCGCATGGCATGCGGCCATTGCTCCGGTTTCCAGCCGAAGCGATTCTGGTAGTAGGGATGTTCTGGGATGCTCAGATAGTGGACGCCGACTCCGATTTCCGCGGCGGTCATGGCGTCCAGGAATGCATCTCTGGAAATACCACTCCGACTCTCATCTATCAGCAACGTATAGAGGTGGTGGCCGTGGCGGGTTTCCGCCTGGTCCGGCGCCGGTCTGATCACGGGCAGGTCCGCGAATGCGAGCTGGTACTGTTTCCAAATCTCACGACGCCGAAGCCAGTTGCTTTCAACACGGGCAAGCTGATGAATGCCTATCGCAGCCTGGATGTCCATCATGTTGTACTTGAATCCGCATTCAGCCACGAAATAATGCTTGTGCCCCTCGTCGCCGAACCTGTGCCAGGCGTCCTTGGTCATGCCGTGCAGGGCAAGCATCTTGACACGGCTGACTTCCGCTTCGTTTCTGGCCAGGACCATGCCCCCCTCGCCCGTAACGATGTTCTTGGTCACATAAAAGCTGAAACATCCAAAGTCGCCCATTGTTCCCGCTTTTTGTCCGCGATACTCCGTCTCAATGGCATGGGCGCAATCCTCAATAATCTTCAGGCTGTGTTTCTCGGCGATCGCGCATATCGCATCCATGTCGCAGGGGCGACCCGCGAAGTGGACCGGAATGACGGCTCTGGTTCGGGAGGTGATGCGATCCTCGATCATCGCGGGGTCGATATTCATTGTTACGGGGTTCACGTCGGCCAACACCGGCGTCGCACCGGCGTGAATAATGGCGTTGACCGTGGCGCAGAAGGTCAAGGGGGTGGTAATGACTTCGTCGCCTGGCTGAAGTCCCGCCGCAATCATGCTCACATGCAAGGCCGCGGTACAGGAGTTGACAGCTGCCGCCCTTTCGGGGGGGATGTCTTTGTAGGCCGCGAACTCCCGCTCAAAGCGGGCGACTTTGGGTCCTGTTC
This DNA window, taken from Desulfonatronum thiosulfatophilum, encodes the following:
- a CDS encoding class I SAM-dependent methyltransferase yields the protein MSKMIIENNPKWGSQQRDIKAFAILQTIKKFKERPLIDSLCVDIGCGSGGITYHLSPYFKNIIGIDPEPWQLWIEYKKKAKNIFYIENKTEKLSILDSSVDYVVCNQVYEHVSNPEILITQIYRILKPGGLCYFSGPNILSPIEQHVMLPFVHWLPRRIGCYISKTIRPNSIFDANATHYWKILRWLRNFFVTNAVPYIIKNPSLYKKDNLLWRILSCIPNKIIDNMTWISPTFVFILKK
- a CDS encoding lysylphosphatidylglycerol synthase domain-containing protein, whose product is MCNTKSVNNRTIRLATLILILLGLGWVGYLLFGIVAEHGMGSFIPARPGWLAGAMVLLTASMALIALVFRHFLSAAANKPLPPVWAVWIHASGQVVRYLPGRFLGVVYQVGAARDRLSAGAITRANVDLMVFGLLGNLAIALVILGWTAQLPRLLAYTAALASALLLGASLLGGTNSLLQCVAKRIPSTFHKTRSFCEALAHSRLPSGVILRLIILFAASWALYLGAWVCLGRAFSILEQTDMAALCAWYSLAWMVGFAAAITPGGLGVREGAFLGMAGVSAGAGAVAFVALLARFWLMLGDVILWLAVLPFVRTRQGQAAIQPPDFDDQGLNVFDPKDTLGVKTAYITMLQEKALERHLPRGQGGVAVDVGCGYGRLTSVLPRRGWQSAGVDPSWSLLAHAQALYPGPTYLQAGLPDLPFRPGAIQLVLMQNLLRPLLLGRRLGVVRGIGGFVQDHGWIVVVDNIRDGHPNFLPEEEIIDIFSGEGFRLVRRVPLRAARWWMIYLIRYGLIPRSWLPTIADWELRQMEQRTGRPRHQYYNVLFIFQKTAFSSIP
- a CDS encoding acyltransferase, with the protein product MIASIKKGLFMIIEVMLRIVIHPYIRARIFAVLGSKIGKNVRIYEVRLINVENGFSNLTIDDDAHIGTGCIFDLKGMIFVGKGATLSPFVTILTHNDPGSHHNSPICNVYPPNVKSVFIDEYCWIGCNSTILPGTHVKRSTVVGACSLVKGILEKECLYVGTPVKKVKGITVSD
- a CDS encoding glycosyltransferase family 2 protein produces the protein MASATNSETTAHHATGTIEISVVVPVYNEAASIADLIHNIRDVLKRLGRVFEILVVDDASMDGSGEQARAAGAKVISHPCNLGNGAAVKTGMRQARGDISVLLDGDGQHGAADIPSLLEKLDQGFDMAVGARSRNCQANLGRMLANGFYNRMATWMTGRRIDDLTSGFRAVRTAKFREFLHLLPNGFSYPTTITMAFFRSGYPVTYVPITAGKRPRSSSSSIRPLRDGMRFLIIILRIGTLYSPMKIFLPSSMAFFLLGLGYYLYTYATAGRFTNMSALLLTTSVFVFLIGLVSEQITQLMYRPVIMPTSHRIETEIAKRQ
- a CDS encoding DegT/DnrJ/EryC1/StrS family aminotransferase; the encoded protein is MAEYGQNFLVFGSPFIGEEEVAEVAHCIRTGWLGTGPKVARFEREFAAYKDIPPERAAAVNSCTAALHVSMIAAGLQPGDEVITTPLTFCATVNAIIHAGATPVLADVNPVTMNIDPAMIEDRITSRTRAVIPVHFAGRPCDMDAICAIAEKHSLKIIEDCAHAIETEYRGQKAGTMGDFGCFSFYVTKNIVTGEGGMVLARNEAEVSRVKMLALHGMTKDAWHRFGDEGHKHYFVAECGFKYNMMDIQAAIGIHQLARVESNWLRRREIWKQYQLAFADLPVIRPAPDQAETRHGHHLYTLLIDESRSGISRDAFLDAMTAAEIGVGVHYLSIPEHPYYQNRFGWKPEQWPHAMRIGRQTVSLPLSAKLTDSDVERVVSVVREILSLH
- a CDS encoding zinc ribbon domain-containing protein, whose product is MPPRIYKYGLGKNIEGPDQRLPDQVFEQFRLQNRFWNALVEIEKAHAVKYDELRTGADARLGAVQERIDSMNESLEHINSDIKAQRKNARKVVPTDPATKKQIADIKGQIKALKIERKELRERIKGIIRPQAEALNTQRLQEINDKRREFAALGLYWCNYNAVLNSMETARKHILRKRAQGLPADFTFRPFTGQGRLTVQLMHGPPFSEILEGINTQLQLGPVPDDTWTSPDRAERRRLSRTQGRIRIGSEGFQGREPIWFEFPIVLHRPVPEEGKIKKAQVSRRKVGLDWVWELDLTVVLPEVQPEAQREPQTGAQPGQVRKVQHCIGLDLGWRKTDDGLRVAAWVDSDGQQGVFRLDVGYVATQDRLDGLKSVLDKNRDQITAQLLDWGKQHEHLPHWLDLQKVSVVKSHQYFLHLADTWANDRQEADQEVFEDLAQWRKRFVHLYSWHSNLSRKMRYRRREAFRLFAKKLAETYTHVFLEEFNLAWSSRKKDAEDTPLALQRASNKWARVASPGAFRQELQNFCNKTGSLLIFGKSDKASRTCPECKNKIAKDMSARIMVICEACRAEYDQDLGAAANVLCKGMENHFGKQPEDLAG
- a CDS encoding glycosyltransferase encodes the protein MKLLLVTTSYPESNEGEAAAGFFVKDFADALHAENNEVEVVAPARNSLYTNESGVGVRRFAVPRLPLSLLRPSSPGHWPAVVRTLAGGYRAVEHSCAEQRPHHILALWALPSGAWAARAGRRLNIPYSTWALGSDIWSLGRIPVIRTILGSVLRGASHSFADGFALALDVERLSGRACGFLPSSRFFPCKARNRWRVQEPCRLAYLGRWHPNKGVDILLDSLNMLEKEAWSRIEGIRICGGGPLREAVHEAGARLAGMGRPVEIGGFLNRDQAVELFEWADYVLLPSRIESIPVVFSDAMAAGCPVVAMPVGDLPRLVQEHEVGILSESVTPQGFAVALERALAMSTDRFRGNIAHVARLFDVRSAAVQFMECLKKPSSGK